In one window of Astyanax mexicanus isolate ESR-SI-001 chromosome 18, AstMex3_surface, whole genome shotgun sequence DNA:
- the jam3a gene encoding junctional adhesion molecule 3B, with protein sequence MDISAFKMAKRRQTAGVLLLCSLCCSTLAVILRTTSKSVWATEFEPIELTCLIESISTNNPRIEWKKIKNGVPSYVYFQNKISGDLEHRATLREPANLLILNTTRSDSAQYRCEVAAIDDQKPFDEIVISLSVRVKPVTPRCTVPESVTVGSTTELRCVENEGYPPSQYQWFRNNEELPDDPKTSTRFINSSYVMNTDTGSLKFRTVKKEDAGDYHCQARNEAGYSKCEAQLMEVYDQDIMGISLKVLGGVTALILVTVGLCHIQKHGYCSCKDHRENNYKVPQHNSTMDYVSTDEGHFRHKSSFVI encoded by the exons ATGGATATCAGCGCCTTCAAAATGGCGAAACGACGACAGACGGCCGGGGTGCTGCTGCTCTGCTCGCTGT GTTGCTCAACATTAGCTGTTATACTCAGAACTACATCTAAAAGTGTGTGGGCCACTGAATTTGAGC CAATTGAGCTGACGTGCCTGATAGAGTCCATATCCACAAACAATCCCAGAATCGAAtggaagaaaattaaaaatggggTCCCCAGTTATGTGTACTTCCAAAATAAAATATCAG GTGATCTGGAGCACAGAGCGACGTTGAGAGAGCCTGCAAACCTGCTGATCCTGAACACCACCAGATCGGATAGCGCTCAGTATCGATGTGAGGTGGCCGCTATTGATGACCAGAAACCCTTTGATGAGATCGTGATCAGTCTGTCTGTTAGAG TGAAGCCTGTAACACCGAGATGCACTGTGCCAGAGTCTGTCACTGTGGGCTCCACCACAGAGCTGCGCTGTGTGGAGAATGAGGGCTACCCACCATCTCAGTATCAGTGGTTCCGCAACAACGAGGAACTGCCCGATGACCCCAAAACCAGCACACGCTTCATCAACTCTTCATATGTCATGAATACCGACACTGGCTCTCTG AAATTTAGGACGGTAAAGAAGGAGGATGCAGGCGATTACCACTGCCAGGCACGAAATGAGGCTGGGTACTCCAAATGCGAGGCACAGCTTATGGAAGTCT acGATCAGGACATCATGGGGATTTCTTTAAAGGTTCTGGGAGGAGTGACTGCACTTATTCTTGTTACAGTGGGGCTCTGTCACATTCAGAAACACGGCTACTGTTCCTGCAAGGACCACAGAGAAAACAA TTATAAAGTCCCTCAACACAACAGCACCATGGATTACGTCAGCACAGATGAG ggaCATTTTCGCCACAAGTCCTCTTTTGTCATATGA
- the LOC125782545 gene encoding uncharacterized protein LOC125782545 — MPHIKGLQVLNDCEENQRMLHKIPDWVTSRWNRHVTKCLRQTEEYPSFKEFAEFMAQEAEIACNPVTSFHALKHIDERPGRDTRRPKANAFMTNVKAPENANTAMKACVCCGESHSIHKCQMFANKSMKDKRSFIFDNSLCFGCLRKGHNSKECKNKATCGICKKHHPTPLHEDRSFVSANTSSVRQVPENTSSLSCCLDRCNGGSTSMIVPVWISTTTSPESETLAYALLDTQSSNTFVDKEVCEKMGADLEPVKLKLTTMMGKDSIIQSERVSGLRVRGFSSPCFINLPPAYTRDFIPLERSHIPTPKTAKGWRHLKGVAQEMPELMNCEVGLLIGYDCSRALAPRQVITGGDDEPYAIKTDLGWSIVGSSPQAAKSTEVTGLCHRVTVKEIPPLTPATVIRALESDFKDTSPGEKSVSQDDIQFMQLLNKTVHQNADGHLEMPLPFKTHPQLPDNKHLALVRLKRLKGKFEKNSKFRDDYLKFMEGVFKEGEAERAVCQPKAGNVWYIPHQGVYHPRKPDKIRVVFDCSAKYGGTALNDHLLAGPDLTNGLTGVLCRFRKHPIAVICDVEKMFHRFHVNPEDRDYLRFLWWEKGDTESVPKEYRMNVHLFGAASSPGCANYGLKYLASQNEKEYPDAANFIKKNFYVDDGLFSVKSVDTAIKLVRDAQNVCARGKLHLHKFISNNREVLESIPESERASGIQDVDLTYEELPVQSVLGIKWSANSDTFFFKVTLDEKPATRRAVLSTVASVFDPLGFLAPFLLLGKKVLQEMCQRGIGWDEPLPTELKPRWESWLSDLENLQKLHIPRCFIPEEMGKVQRTELHHFSDASTHGYGQCSYIRVVGEDKVHCSLVMGKARVAPTKVVTIPRLELTAAVVSAAVSSMLKEELELKIDQEYFWTDSQVVLGYINNEARRFHIFVANRVQRIREMTDPAQWHYINTDQNPADHSSRGLKVAELISSDWLTGPKFLWEREIVAPKLVPQLLLGDPEVKVTQALQTNVTEEKNFTNRLKQFSKWHTALNVIARIQHLAKGAKAAEPLNVEDRRKASLALVKLAQNDAFEDEMQILSHDKLPKSHQLYQLNPIILDGVLRVGGRLKNASLPLDLKHPVILPKDGEVTRLIVDYCHEKTQHQGRGQTLNELRANGYWVLSGSKVVANHIKQCVTCRRARRPTETQKMADLPADRVNPSPPFSFCGMDCFGPFYSKQGRKESKRYGLVFTCLSSRAVHIEMLEDLTTDAFINALRCFIAIRGAVRQIRSDQGTNFVGAKNELAKALKELDQDRLTGFLAEKQCDFIMNVPDASHMGGVWERQIRTIRSVLNCVLSQSTGRIDDASLRTFFYEAMSIINSRPLATNNINDPKSLEPLTPNHLLTMKSSVPLPPPGKFVAEDLYARKRWRRVQYLTEQFWSRWRKEYLGNITLRQRWHSPRRNVKIGDIVIVKEEEVPRNEWRLGRVLDVCKDQDELVRKATVQLGSRKLGKAGQNVMNTSILERPIHKLVVLVENN, encoded by the coding sequence ATGCCTCATATCAAAGGGCTTCAGGTCTTAAATGACTGCGAAGAAAATCAAAGGATGCTTCACAAAATCCCTGACTGGGTGACCTCTCGCTGGAATCGTCACGTCACAAAGTGCTTGCGTCAAACAGAGGAATACCCCAGTTTCAAAGAGTTTGCTGAATTTATGGCACAAGAAGCTGAGATTGCATGCAATCCTGTGACATCCTTTCATGCATTGAAGCATATTGACGAAAGGCCTGGTAGAGACACAAGGCGCCCAAAGGCTAATGCATTTATGACAAATGTGAAGGCACCTGAAAATGCAAATACAGCTATGAAAGCATGTGTATGCTGTGGAGAAAGCCATTCTATCCACAAATGCCAGATGTTTGCTAACAAGTCCATGAAAGACAAGAGAAGCTTTATCTTTGACAATAGCCTGTGCTTTGGCTGTCTTAGGAAGGGACACAATTCAAAGGAATGCAAGAATAAAGCTACTTGTGGCATATGCAAGAAACATCATCCAACTCCACTTCACGAAGACCGCTCCTTTGTCTCTGCGAACACATCTTCTGTTAGACAAGTACCAGAGAATACATCTTCACTTTCTTGTTGTCTTGACAGATGTAATGGTGGGAGCACCTCCATGATAGTTCCTGTGTGGATTTCCACAACCACCTCTCCTGAATCAGAGACCTTAGCTTACGCTTTACTAGATACCCAGAGTAGCAACACCTTTGTAGACAAGGAGGTATGTGAGAAGATGGGGGCAGATTTAGAGCCAGTTAAACTAAAGCTTACCACTATGATGGGAAAGGACTCCATCATTCAGAGTGAAAGAGTAAGTGGGCTTAGAGTTAGAGGGTTTTCCTCACCATGCTTTATTAACTTGCCACCTGCCTACACCAGAGACTTCATTCCACTTGAACGTTCTCACATTCCTACTCCTAAAACTGCCAAGGGATGGAGACATTTAAAGGGAGTAGCCCAAGAAATGCCAGAACTGATGAATTGTGAGGTCGGACTCCTCATTGGCTATGACTGTTCCAGAGCATTGGCTCCACGTCAAGTTATCACTGGAGGTGATGATGAGCCATACGCCATCAAGACTGACCTGGGTTGGAGCATTGTCGGTAGTTCACCACAGGCTGCTAAGTCGACAGAAGTGACAGGTTTATGCCATCGTGTAACAGTTAAAGAGATTCCCCCATTGACACCAGCCACTGTTATCAGAGCACTCGAATCAGACTTCAAAGACACCAGCCCTGGTGAAAAGAGTGTATCACAAGATGATATACAGTTCATGCAATTACTGAATAAGACAGTACATCAGAATGCAGACGGTCACCTGGAAATGCCCCTTCCCTTTAAGACACATCCACAACTGCCAGACAACAAGCATTTGGCCCTGGTTCGACTGAAGCGCCTGAAAGGGAAATTTGAGAAAAATTCCAAATTCAGAGATGACTACCTCAAGTTTATGGAAGGTGTCTTCAAGGAGGGTGAAGCAGAGAGAGCTGTATGCCAACCCAAAGCTGGAAATGTGTGGTATATTCCACACCAGGGGGTCTATCACCCTAGAAAGCCAGATAAAATTAGGGTAGTGTTCGACTGCTCTGCCAAGTATGGTGGCACCGCTTTGAATGATCACTTGCTGGCTGGACCTGATCTTACAAATGGGCTCACAGGAGTGCTCTGCAGATTCCGAAAACATCCAATAGCAGTCATTTGTGATGTGGAAAAGATGTTTCACAGGTTTCACGTAAACCCTGAAGACAGAGATTACTTACGGTTTCTGTGGTGGGAGAAAGGTGACACAGAATCAGTGCCAAAAGAATACCGCATGAATGTCCATCTTTTTGGAGCAGCATCCTCCCCTGGCTGCGCAAATTATGGATTGAAGTATCTTGCAAGCCAAAATGAAAAAGAGTATCCTGATGCCGCCAACTTTATCAAAAAGAATTTCTATGTTGATGACGGGCTTTTTAGCGTAAAATCTGTTGACACAGCCATCAAACTAGTGAGAGATGCACAAAATGTCTGTGCAAGAGGAAAATTACACCTCCACAaattcatctccaacaacagagaAGTTTTGGAGTCAATTCCTGAGAGCGAACGAGCTAGCGGAATCCAAGATGTAGACTTGACTTATGAAGAACTCCCAGTTCAAAGTGTGTTGGGAATAAAGTGGAGCGCTAACAGTGATACCTTTTTCTTTAAGGTCACTCTGGATGAAAAACCAGCAACACGGCGTGCAGTCCTCTCAACTGTAGCTTCTGTGTTCGACCCGCTGGGCTTCCTTGCTCCCTTCCTCCTGCTGGGAAAGAAAGTTCTACAGGAAATGTGTCAAAGAGGCATTGGGTGGGACGAACCTCTGCCCACAGAGTTAAAGCCACGATGGGAGAGCTGGCTTAGTGACCTAGAGAATCTCCAGAAGCTCCATATACCAAGGTGCTTCATCCCAGAAGAAATGGGAAAAGTCCAAAGAACAGAACTACATCACTTTTCGGATGCTAGCACCCATGGGTATGGACAGTGTTCATACATTCGTGTGGTGGGCGAAGACAAAGTACACTGCTCACTAGTGATGGGTAAAGCTAGAGTTGCTCCCACAAAAGTGGTAACCATACCAAGGCTAGAGTTAACTGCTGCCGTGGTCTCCGCAGCAGTAAGCAGCATGTTAAAAGAGGAGCTAGAGCTTAAAATTGATCAGGAGTATTTTTGGACTGACTCACAGGTAGTGTTGGGCTACATTAACAATGAAGCTCGAAGATTTCACATTTTCGTAGCCAATCGAGTTCAAAGAATCAGAGAAATGACTGACCCAGCTCAGTGGCACTATATCAACACTGATCAAAATCCAGCAGATCACTCTAGCAGAGGCCTCAAGGTGGCAGAATTGATAAGTTCAGACTGGCTGACTGGACCCAAGTTCTTGTGGGAAAGAGAGATTGTCGCACCAAAGTTAGTTCCACAGCTTCTGTTGGGGGATCCTGAAGTCAAAGTGACACAAGCGCTACAAACAAATGTAACAGAAGAGAAAAACTTCACAAACAGACTCAAACAATTCTCAAAATGGCATACAGCACTGAATGTCATTGCACGTATCCAACATCTAGCAAAGGGAGCTAAGGCAGCAGAGCCTCTTAATGTTGAAGATCGAAGAAAGGCTAGTCTTGCACTTGTAAAATTGGCACAAAACGATGCCTTTGAAGATGAAATGCAAATACTCAGTCATGACAAACTGCCCAAAAGTCATCAGTTGTATCAGCTTAACCCAATAATTCTAGATGGTGTTCTCAGGGTGGGAGGGCGCTTAAAGAATGCTTCTTTACCTCTTGACCTAAAGCATCCAGTAATCCTACCCAAAGATGGTGAGGTCACACGCCTGATTGTAGATTACTGCCATGAAAAAACTCAGCACCAAGGCAGAGGACAAACTCTTAATGAACTGAGAGCAAATGGCTACTGGGTCTTAAGTGGCAGCAAGGTTGTGGCAAATCACATTAAGCAATGTGTGACATGCAGGAGAGCTCGCAGGCCAACAGAAACACAAAAGATGGCAGATCTACCTGCAGATCGCGTCAATCCTTCGCCACCATTCTCCTTCTGTGGGATGGATTGTTTCGGACCCTTTTATTCTAAACAGGGTCGTAAAGAGAGTAAGAGATATGGCCTTGTATTCACCTGTCTATCCTCAAGGGCAGTGCACATTGAAATGTTAGAAGATCTAACAACTGATGCCTTCATAAATGCACTGCGCTGTTTTATAGCTATCCGTGGAGCTGTGAGACAAATCAGATCGGATCAAGGGACCAATTTTGTTGGGGCAAAAAATGAGTTGGCAAAGGCTTTGAAGGAACTGGACCAAGACAGACTGACTGGCTTTCTTGCTGAAAAGCAATGTGACTTCATTATGAACGTACCTGATGCTAGTCACATGGGAGGTGTTTGGGAGAGGCAGATCAGAACTATTAGGAGCGTCCTAAATTGTGTCCTCTCACAGAGCACTGGAAGAATAGATGATGCTTCTTTAAGGACATTCTTCTACGAAGCCATGTCAATTATAAACAGCCGTCCACTTGCTACCAACAACATCAATGATCCCAAAAGCCTGGAACCACTCACACCTAATCATTTACTCACCATGAAAAGCTCTGTTCCCCTGCCTCCACCAGGAAAATTTGTAGCAGAGGATCTGTATGCCAGAAAGAGATGGCGTAGAGTGCAGTATCTGACTGAGCAATTTTGGAGTAGATGGAGGAAGGAATATTTGGGAAACATCACCCTCAGACAACGCTGGCATTCTCCAAGACGAAACGTAAAGATTGGGGATATTGTCATTGTCAAAGAAGAAGAGGTTCCCCGCAATGAGTGGAGACTTGGAAGAGTACTTGATGTTTGTAAAGACCAAGATGAACTGGTGCGAAAGGCCACAGTACAACTAGGCTCTAGAAAGCTAGGAAAAGCAGGCCAGAATGTAATGAATACATCTATTCTTGAAAGGCCAATTCATAAGTTAGTCGTACTTGTAGAGAACAACTAA